DNA from uncultured Cohaesibacter sp.:
CACCTATTTTGCAACACCGGGTGGACTGGACGCCCTGTTGCTTTTCCTTGATCGAGACTGCCGGGGGATGATGCCGTCTGGCGAGCAATAGAGGAAATTGCAATTTCCTTGCGAAAAATTGTGCCGTAAAGGTGCAAGAATCGATTGTGTATCCTAAATATTCACGATACGGAGAGTTTTAACAGGCATTCCTTGCGCAGCTCCACCCCCGAGAGAGCGTGCTGCAGGTGAACTGGGAGGTTTGAATGCAAAATGTCCTTTTCCTTTGCTCAGGAAATTCCGCTCGATCTCTGCTCGCCGAGGCCTTGTTGGCCCGCGAGGGCGAGGGGCGTTTCAGAGCCTATTCTGCCGGCATCGAACCGCGCGAGATTCCCAATCCCTGGGCCCTGCAATTGCTTGAGCGCGAAGGCTTCGATATCGGAACCTTTCGCTGCAAGACATGGAAGGAATTCAACACACCCTTCGCACCCAAGATGGACCAGATCATCACGATTTGCGAAAAAGCGCCCGAAGATCTGAGTTCCAGCTGGCCCGGTAATCCCGTTACCGCTCAATGGACCATCCCGGATCCCGCTGCCGAAGTGGGGGATGACAAGGAAATGCAGCTGGCATTTGAAGAAGTCTATAATCAGATTGCCGATCAGGTTCAGCGCCTTGTCTCACTACCTCTGGAAGAGATGGACAAGGACGAGTGCGAAGCAGCCCTGTCCGAACTCTCCCAGCCATCCGGGCGGGCAAAAAAAGTGGCTGGGCGCTGATACCAACCTCGTCTCCTGCACTATTGCCCGTGTCGCCGTCAGTCCCTCTGATTTCATGCATGGCAGGATGCAGGCAGGCCTGGCATCAAAGAACCATCCGCGCATGCCGCGACAATTTGCCTTATACTCACCAGAGGCAAGGTAGTTTTACGTAGAAATTCACTTTGAGATATTCTTTTCGAGAAATTCTTTCGTCATTTTCTACGGCTCACCGCGAGTCTGATCGCCCTCGGTCAATGAACCGGGGGCATAAGCAAGCCCTTCATGGAGGCGCCAATGCCCGGGTCGAGTGGGAACTATGCCAAGCAGGCGCTCAATCATTCGCTCAGAGAGCCGATGATCCGCGAGATGCATGCGCGCCCGTTTCTCAAGCTCAAGGCTCCCTGTCGCCTTGCCTTCATCGCGCTCAAGCCTGAGGAAGATGACGGCCATACGCCCGAGGCCGCCCGTCGTCAGCTCATCGCATTTCTCGACCGCTTTGACGCGGAGCATCCCCATGAGGGCGCGGTCTTTCATGTGGTCAAGCTCGGCGATATGACCCTGAAGTGGGAGAACCACTCAGAATTTGCCACCTACACCCTATTCACCTATGCCCCGAAGCCGGAAGGCCTGAGCCCGCACAGCTTCGCGACGGATCTTCACGCCCATTTCACGATGGATTGGCTGAAGGCCTATCCGGGCCGGATCATCTCCTCTGTCTCTGTGCGCATCGAGCAGGCCCGCACTCAGAAGGTGCTCGAGGCGCTGATGAGCTCTGTCGTCCCGGACTGGTTCGGCTCGCCCACCACGAGCTTTGCGGCGGCCTATGTCATTGATCGCTCCGCGGCCATCGCGGCGGATTTCGACCTTGACCACAACGGGCAGATCCGCCTTGCCGTACTCGCCTGTGACACCATCGGGCCGGGCCGGATCGGACGGGTGGTGCAGCGCTTCCTTGAAATCGAGACCTATCGCGCGATGTCGATGCTCACGCTGCCTGCAGCGCGTGCCGTGATGAAGGACCTGAGGCGGATCAACGCCGAGCTCAGTGAAACCGTTGAGCAAATGGGCGATGCGGACGAGACGGACAAGCACGCTCTGGACGCGCTTTTGCGGATTTCGGCAGAGCTCTCCCTGTTGTCTTCGCGCAGCTCGTTCCGCTTCAGCGCTGCCTCCGCCTATGAAGCGATTGTGCTTCATCGCATCGACCTTCTGCGCGAGGAGCGCATTCTGGGTCGTCAGCTGGTGTCTGAATTCATGAAGCGCCGCTACGCCCCCTCCATGCGCACCTGCGAGTCGGCCAATTCCCTGCTGGAGGATCTGACAGAGCGCGCGGCGGACGCAGTCGAGCTGTTGGGCACCCGCGTCTCGGTCACCACCGCGGAGCAGAACCGGCAACTGTTGTCCAAGATGGACGCACGCGCCGCTCAACAGGCCCGATTGCAGGAAACGGTCGAGGGCATTTCCGTGGTCGCGATCACCTATTACACAGTGAGTCTGCTGTCCTACCTTCTGTCGCCGTTGAGCAAGGTCATGCCTGTTAGCAAGACGATGATTTCCGCATTCCTGGTGGTTCCCGTTGCCGCATTCGTCTGGATTTCCATGCATCGACTGAAAGAAAAGCTCATTCGGAAGCCGGATAAGGACCGCCCCTGAAGATTGATCCTGTTGCCACAATGGGTGGAAGATAAAAAACGGACGCGCCACCCTATCGACGCGTCCGTCAGTCTCTCTGGTTCCTTGCCTAAAACCGAGAAACTTATTGATTGCAGGCTGAATTGTCGCAATTGTTCGAGCAGCAATCGGAATTGGTCATGCATGGCATGGCAATTCCCGCACAGCCGGCATAATGCACACGTCCGTCCTTGTCGCGCACCATTTTGCCTTCGCAAGGCTTGGCTTCAGCAACGACGCTGGTCGCGGCCTTGGCATCTGTCTGTGCCGGTGTGACGGGCTTGTCCATATGCGCAGAAGCCGCACCGGCGAAAGCCAGAAGGGCAGCGGCAGCGAAAAGGCGGGTAACAGATTTCATCAATGTCTCTCCCTGTCAGACGGTTGCCGGCAGTCCACATCGGTGGCGACTGTCCCCGGCGTTGGTGCTCCCCGGCGACTTGCACCACCTTGGAGACCTGTTTGGCTAGCCATCTCAGGATAGAAGTCTGCCACCTTGGCAACAACTTGTACGCATGTAGCTAAGGGATGGAACGGATGCCGCGAGCGTATTGGAATAGTGGTGCGACGATGCGTTCAGGTCACGCCGCCATAGCTCACCCACCAGTTGGGATGGGTGAAGGTGAGCCGCCGCGCAGCATATTCCGCATGTTTGATGCTCTGGAAGAGCCCGAAGCAGGTGGCCCCGGAACCAGACATGCGGGCAAAGAGACAGTCACCGTCGTCAACGAGAGCCTGCAAAACCGTTTCGATCACCGGTGCCTGTTCAATCGCGGCCATTTGCAGATCATTGCGCTGATCACTGAGCCAGTCCGCGAGCGCCACCGCCGAAAGGAAGGCGGAGGGTATGGGCCCCATGGAGTCGTTGGTCTTGCGCTTGAGCTTCTTGAAGATGCCGGGGGTGGAAATGGGCACCCGAGGGTTGATCAGCACAAGCCCGAGATCCTTCGGCAGCCGGGGGCCTTTACTCAGTTCGTCACCGATACCGGTAGCTCGCAGGCAGGAACCTTCAAGGCACATCGGCACGTCAGCACCAAGCTTGAGGGCAATGACCCTGAGTTTCTCGTCCTTGATGGTGCGCTCCCACAGACGCAACAGGCCCAAAAGGGTCGTCGCCGCATCGGACGAACCGCCACCCACGCCCGCCGAAATCGGGAGATGCTTTTCGAGGGTCAACTCGGCCTTTGCCGGAAGATGAAGCTCATCGGCCAGCAGGCGTGCAGCGCGGACCATCAGATTGTCCGGCTCTTGCCTGAGGCCCTCTGCGAATGGCCCGCTCACCGAGAGATGAAGCCTGTCTGCCGGTTTAAACACCAGCCGGTCCGCAGCACCGCCAAAAACCACGAGAGAATCGAGCAGATGAAACCCGTCTTCGCGCTGCCCGGTGATGTGCAGCGCCAGATTCACTTTGGCCGGGGCCTGCAGGACAAGGGCATTTTCGTTCGATGGCTGGCTGATCATACCGCAGGGTCTCGAGTACTCTCGCGTGTCTTGATGGCTCACACTTGGCCGAAACAGGATGTGAAATCCCCAACACCCTCAAAGGCGCTCCGTTCCGGTGGCCAAAGCATAAGATGATTCTCGGGCAAATGTCGCCCTCCTCTGGAAAAGGAGGATGCTGAAATGGTCGTATTGACGCAAAGCCGTTCAGAAACAGTGTTTTACGCAACAATCATTCGCGCAAACCGTCTGATCATCTGCTTTTGAGGCGCAGCCTCCACACGGAGCGCCGGGCGTTGTGGCTGATGCTCCGTGACTGCAATGTCGTCATTCCCGCGTGCCGATAGACCTCAATCAACGAGGCCCTTTTCGATCTTCTCATCGACCTGTTTCATGAGTTCGTCGGTCGGCTGCATCGTCTTGACGCGCTTCCACTGGAAATAGGCTTCATTCTGCCGCCCGGCTTTCCAGTAGGCATCGCCCAGGTGATCCGTGATCGTCGGATCTTCGGGGCGCAGCTCCACGGCCCGTTCGAGATGCTCGACCGCGTCTTCGAACTTGTTGAGCCGATAATAGGCCCAGCCGAGGCTGTCGACAAAGAAGCCATCATAGGGTTTGAGCGCGACCGCCTGCCGGATCATCTCGATTGCCTTGTCAAGATGCAGACCACGATCTACCCAGCTATAGCCCAGATAGTTCAGGACCGTCGGCTGGTTCGGGAACAACTCCAGTGCTTCCTGCATGTCTTTTTCGGTATTTGGCCAGTCCTTGATCTGATCATAGGCCGAACCGCGCAGAAAGTAGAGCGACCAGTGGATGTCCCGCTTGGTCTTCACGCTGTCGAGGCCACGGGTCAACAGGTTAATGCTGTCCTGAAAACGATCCTCGGATTGATAGATACGGGACAGGACGGAGACAGTCTCCAGATCGCTCGCATCACCATCGAGCATCGCGCTCAGCCGGTCGATGGCATCATCGGCGCGTTTGAGACGGGTCAGGGAAAAGCCAGCCCGGCGCTGTGCCTTGCGATAGAGGTAGCTGCTTTCCGGGATCTGGTCGAAATATTCAAGCGCCGTGTCATCCCGTTTCATACGCTCGAAAAGGCGCCCGAGCGCGAATTCGGTACGATCGTGATTGGGGCGCAGATAGTCGGCATATTGCAGATAGAGCGCACCGCCTTCGATGGCATCTTCCTGAGTGAGGGCATCGCCAAGGGTGGAGAACAGTTCTGCAGCACCATCCTGCGGCGTACGGATCGGGCTCGCCACAGGCGTCATCTCGCCGTAGGTCGCTCTCAACCAGTCTTTCTCTTCGGTATCAGCGGCACTCAGCGCAAACAGCGCGAGGGTTTCCTTGGCCTTGTCGGTGTTGCCGGCCTTCAAATAGACGTTGATGAGCGCATCGGCCGTTGCAACGGAATTGGGATCGGCCTGCAGGCTTTTCTGCAGATAGTCGGCGGCCTTTGCATAATCCTTGGCATAGGCCGCGATCAGACCGGAATGGAGCGAGAAGAAAAACTGGTTCACTTCGCTCGAGTTGATGCTTTCCATCGCCTTGAGTGCCTTGTCGAGATTCTTCCGGTCCTGACCGATCAGGCTCCAGGCGTTCAGCACGCTCTGGGAAATCAGTGCAAAAGGCCCATTCTGCGCGGAGGCGCTGAGCAGGGCAGGGTTGTTGAGGTTCCCCCGGAAGGGAAGCGAGCGCAACAGATCAACCGGATTGTTGATCATCTTGTCGAGACCTGCCTCGAAGCTTTTGGAGGCGCTGGCGTAATTCTTGCCCTTGAGGGCTTTCACACCCAGAGCCATATGCACCATGGGAGCGATCTGTTGCTCCGCATAGAGATCCTCGGCAGAGGGGTCATCGTCAGCTTCGGT
Protein-coding regions in this window:
- a CDS encoding arsenate reductase ArsC; translation: MQNVLFLCSGNSARSLLAEALLAREGEGRFRAYSAGIEPREIPNPWALQLLEREGFDIGTFRCKTWKEFNTPFAPKMDQIITICEKAPEDLSSSWPGNPVTAQWTIPDPAAEVGDDKEMQLAFEEVYNQIADQVQRLVSLPLEEMDKDECEAALSELSQPSGRAKKVAGR
- a CDS encoding DUF3422 domain-containing protein → MPGSSGNYAKQALNHSLREPMIREMHARPFLKLKAPCRLAFIALKPEEDDGHTPEAARRQLIAFLDRFDAEHPHEGAVFHVVKLGDMTLKWENHSEFATYTLFTYAPKPEGLSPHSFATDLHAHFTMDWLKAYPGRIISSVSVRIEQARTQKVLEALMSSVVPDWFGSPTTSFAAAYVIDRSAAIAADFDLDHNGQIRLAVLACDTIGPGRIGRVVQRFLEIETYRAMSMLTLPAARAVMKDLRRINAELSETVEQMGDADETDKHALDALLRISAELSLLSSRSSFRFSAASAYEAIVLHRIDLLREERILGRQLVSEFMKRRYAPSMRTCESANSLLEDLTERAADAVELLGTRVSVTTAEQNRQLLSKMDARAAQQARLQETVEGISVVAITYYTVSLLSYLLSPLSKVMPVSKTMISAFLVVPVAAFVWISMHRLKEKLIRKPDKDRP
- a CDS encoding 4-(cytidine 5'-diphospho)-2-C-methyl-D-erythritol kinase, which gives rise to MISQPSNENALVLQAPAKVNLALHITGQREDGFHLLDSLVVFGGAADRLVFKPADRLHLSVSGPFAEGLRQEPDNLMVRAARLLADELHLPAKAELTLEKHLPISAGVGGGSSDAATTLLGLLRLWERTIKDEKLRVIALKLGADVPMCLEGSCLRATGIGDELSKGPRLPKDLGLVLINPRVPISTPGIFKKLKRKTNDSMGPIPSAFLSAVALADWLSDQRNDLQMAAIEQAPVIETVLQALVDDGDCLFARMSGSGATCFGLFQSIKHAEYAARRLTFTHPNWWVSYGGVT
- a CDS encoding tetratricopeptide repeat protein, which gives rise to MHFSRSTKLLRQFLLSSVVGTGILLAPVQTGQAQPETVETVVQALEDMPTTLAGTYLAARVAQEEGDLTLAAHFYALALEKDPENPQLLERNFALAFAVGQHDVAFSLAERMAEKFGRTEAEVEEGVAENATEADDDPSAEDLYAEQQIAPMVHMALGVKALKGKNYASASKSFEAGLDKMINNPVDLLRSLPFRGNLNNPALLSASAQNGPFALISQSVLNAWSLIGQDRKNLDKALKAMESINSSEVNQFFFSLHSGLIAAYAKDYAKAADYLQKSLQADPNSVATADALINVYLKAGNTDKAKETLALFALSAADTEEKDWLRATYGEMTPVASPIRTPQDGAAELFSTLGDALTQEDAIEGGALYLQYADYLRPNHDRTEFALGRLFERMKRDDTALEYFDQIPESSYLYRKAQRRAGFSLTRLKRADDAIDRLSAMLDGDASDLETVSVLSRIYQSEDRFQDSINLLTRGLDSVKTKRDIHWSLYFLRGSAYDQIKDWPNTEKDMQEALELFPNQPTVLNYLGYSWVDRGLHLDKAIEMIRQAVALKPYDGFFVDSLGWAYYRLNKFEDAVEHLERAVELRPEDPTITDHLGDAYWKAGRQNEAYFQWKRVKTMQPTDELMKQVDEKIEKGLVD